In the Endozoicomonas sp. SCSIO W0465 genome, GTATGGGAAGGCTGGGCGAAATTGCAGGATCGGGTAAAAACCTGGCAGATAGCCCGGCAGTTCAGCGCTGGAGAGATGTGATCAAGAGTCAGAATATAGTCAGGGATATCGACCTGTTTAAGACAAGTGCCCTGATGCCCTTTCTTTCCACCGGCTTTATTACCAGAAGACTGTCTCAGACTTTTAGGATTGGGTTTTTCATCCGATGGATCGGTACCTTTATCTGCGGAAAGGTCGTCAGAATGATCTGGAGAATTACTGTTTTTACAAGGTTTTTGATAACCATCAGACGATGGCGGCTTGCTGCTGTTTTGACTGTTCTTGCCAACCTTTTCTTCCAATTCTCGACATCGCTCTTCCAGACAGGCAACTCTCATCCGCAGCTCTGCATTCTCTTTCAAGAGAATCTCAGCCGACATAGTTGCGGGTAGTTCTGGAATCATGCTGGCGAATATTGTGGAAAAATGGTGCTTAAGAGGATGGTATAAAAATCAGAAAATTCCAGATTTATGTGGGGGTGCTGAACAGTTACAATGGCTGAGAGCCGCCAGACAAAAACCCGGTGTCTTGAAACCAGATTAGCCAGGAGTTCAGGCATGGCATCCTGATCACGTTCTCTGCGCTCATACTCAGCATTAAGAACTGCTTTGGCATCGTCTGACATCAGCATTTCTTTACCGGCTTGCCGGTCAGTCACATCATCATCAATTTTCTGATCTCTGCCCCGGATGATGCTATTCGCCAACCAGTCAGCCAGATCATTCCGCTCTGCATCAGAGTAGCTCCTTGGCGTTGCTGTATAATTTCCCCGATGGCCATAAATGATTAGATTTCTGTTCAAAGCCCCATTAGCAGACTGTGCCGCGAATGACTTATGCGTCTGCAATTCACGGGGGGTAATATGACCAATAATACAAATATGCGGGCTGGAGGCGATTCTCGGGTTGATTGTTGAGTTTTCAAGAGTCTTACCATTATAGGCATCTCTAAGTACGACAGATAACGTATTGCCGACTCTTTGGTCCTGAGTAAGGACGTTGGAGTACTCAGACTCAGTAACCATCAAACGCTTATCCTGAAGTGTCTTATTATCCTGGTCATCCTCATCAGGGTCTTTAATCGCTTGAATCACACCTTCCCCAGATGAAAGGCCAGACCGCCTTCTGGGTGGTATATAACCATACCGGGCGATCAAACGCTGAGTAGCTTCTTGTTCGATACATTCAACCTGAGATTCTGCTGTGCCCTTAACTTTGCCAGTACGCCCCACCAAGATGCCATATAAGTTCAGAAAGTGCTTCCCATTGCCAATCCGAACAAAGCGGTGCTGGCCAATATGAGCAGCAAAATAGATAACATAGTGAAGAGCTACCGCCATAGGGTGAGCTTCTGTACCGTAACAAGCAGCATTAACCGCTGATGCCAGTGAGGCTGGAAACGCGTTCTCAGGTGCAACAGGCACAACATTAAAGTCATCAATCTCACCTTGCCCTGGAAAGCCAGAGCTGGATGAATGCCCCGCCTCAGCAAAAGAGAACGATTGTTGAGTATGATTGTCCGAAGTGAATTCCTGACTTTGACCAGAAGTCACTTTACTAGTGCAGGAAAGCGCTAATACCCATACACACAAAAATATGCTTTGATTCGCCTCCTTTTTTTGAACAGTAGTAGCAAGGATGCCATCAAAGCATACCCAGCAGATTATTTTGTCAGAACAACAACGTAACGATTTGGAACTCATTATTCGCCAACGGAAAAGCTCTCAATCCATAGTGCTCAGAGCCAAAATCATATTGGCGGGAGCTGAAGGGAAAAGCCTTCTGGAGACAACAAAAGAGCTCGGATGTAACCGTGAAACCGTCACACGCTGGCGGAAGCATTGGGTTGAGCGTAGTGATGAGCTCGCTGTTTTAGAAAAACTGCAAGAAGCCCCTCGCCCTGGTGCAAAACCGATATTTACCGAGGAGCAAATCTGTTTGATTGTCGCCATGTCCTGCGACAAGCCTGAAGACCACGGTTACCCATTCAGCCATTGGTCTGAAAGTTCACTGGCTATGGCGGCTCAGGATAAAGGCATCGTCCCATCGATCTCGCAGAGACAGGTGGGGCGATTTTTAAAATCAGGCCGATATTCGTCCCGATAAAGTTAAAGGTTGGGTTGATACCCCTCGGGATGAAGCCTTCGAAATACATAGCGCAGACGTATGCGACACGTACCGTCAGGCTATGGAGCGTGCTGAACAGGGAGTTCGCACTATATCTTTTGATGAAAAAACAGGCATACAAGCGTTGGAGCCACTGACAGCGGGAAAGCCTGTGAGGCCCGGGCATATTGAAAAGCGTGAGTTCGAGTATAAACGTCACGGGACTCAGGCCTTGCTGGCAGGAATGGATGTGGTAACAGGCAAGATTATTCCTCTGGTAAGAGATACGCGGACGGAACAGGATTTTGCAGACTGGCTTGATAGCATGCTGATGAGTGATCCTGCTGCAGCAGGTTGGCATTTTGTCATGGATCGTCTGAATACCCATATGTCAGAGGCTGCGGTCAAGGCTGTCGCCAGGATTGAAGGTACAGCGGAAAAAGAGCTGGGAGTGAAAGGCAAATCCGGCATTCTCAAGAGCATGAAAACACGGGCTGCTTACCTGAGTGATGTGTCACACAAGATTGTGTTCCACTATACCCCGAAGCACGCATCATGGCTGAACCAGATAGAGATCTGGTTTTCGATTCTGGTAAGGCGCTTTCTGAAACGAAACAGTTTTACATCGACTGAAGACCTGAAGGCACGTCTCCACCAGTTTGTGGACTTCTTCAATGAGAAAATGGCCAAGCCTTTTAAGTGGACTTATAAAGGTCGGCCATTACAGGTGTAATGCTGTATGGGTATTAGCGCTTGGCTGCACTACAAGGAGCCACCTAGCTTATTGATTGCTACAGTCGATAAATTTGCCAGGCTTCCATGGGAAAACCGCGCAGGCGCTTTCTTCGGAGGTGATACTCATCGTCCACCAGAACTGATTATACAGGATGAACTTCATCTTATTTCAGGAGCGTTAGGTTCTATTGTTGGACTTTACGAAGTAGGTTTCGAAGCGATTTTGGTCTCTCGTGGCGTTTATCCCAAGTTTATTGCTTCAACCGCAACTATTCGTCAGGCATCTGAACAGGTTAGAGCACTTTTTGGCCGTGACATGGCGGTATTTCCCCCTGTCGGCCTTCGTCAAAAAGATTCTTACTTTGCTCGTGAGGTGCCGTTAAGCGAAAAGCCCGGGAGACTCTATGTGGGCTATATGGCTTTTGGACGACAACGGCAGAATTGCCTGGAGGATTTGGCGGGTGCTTTAGTATCCACCCCGCAAGTTCTGTTTAATGATCAGGACGAGTTAAAAGACGCGTGGTGGACCGAGATGGTCTACCACGGCAGCCTAAAAGGTGTAGGCAACAGTAGAACAAATTTTCAGAGTGGTATTCCACGTATTCAGCACCGTTTGCTACTAGCAGACTTTTTAGCTAAAGCTGATGTTTTAGAGCCTGGGATAGCCGAGTCACTCCGATCAAAAGAATTCATTCGATCGCCAGGCTTCTTTAACGGTGACTGTCCAGCCATAATTTCCGAGAAACAAGATCTCGCCAAACTTTATAAGCAATACTTTCCTGCTCGGAAGCTAAATATTAAATCACTGACAAGCAACCAAACCCGATCCCCTGCACGCTGACTTTTGACGAGAATCACAAAATCATCACAGTATCTTGCAAAGCAATGACCCCGATATTCAAGCTCCTTGTCGAGTTCGTCGAGGACCACATTAGACAGCAAGGGTGATAAAGGCCCACCCTGTGGCATGCCAACCCTGGTCGGGTAGACATTGCCCTCAATCATGACACCGGAGCGCAGGTAGCTACCAATCAGTTTCAGAAGGCGTTTGTCGCGGACCTTACGGGAGACCCTCGACATCAAAACGTCGTGATTAACCGTATCAAAGAATTTACTCAGATCAACGTCAACAGCGTAATGCAGCCCCCGGTTGATCAACTGCTTAACCTGACGGACTCCGTCGTGTGCTGACCGTCCCGGTCGGTAGCCGAAGCTGTTTGGAGAGAAACCCGGATCAAAGACAGGGGTCAGCACCTGCACAATGGCCTGCTGTATGACCCTATCCATCACGGTAGGGATTCCCAGCAAACGCTCACCGCCGTCCGGCTTTTCTATAACATGTCGGCGCACGGGTGATGGCTGGTAGGTTCCGTCCAATAAGGCTTGACGCACTGAAGGCCAATGCTGTTTGGCAAAGTCTGGATAAGCTTCAATAGTGACTCCATCAATACCTGACTCTTGATCACATCTCTCCAGCGCTGAACTGCCGGGCTATCTGCCAGGTTTTTACCCGATCCTGCAATTTCGCCCAGCCTTCCCATACCACTAACCAGCCGGGCTGCCCTGTATGCTTTGAATCACCCCAACCACCAAGCCGAGCAATCGTTTGAAGCAGCCAAGTGACTGTTGGCGGCTTATCGGGCAACGCTTTTTTTTCATAGGTTAGCCAGAGAACCTGCCATTCATCATCACTGACCACCTCATTCGCGAGTGTTTTTTCACTCCAAAGCTTTCTGTCTTTGTGCTGTCTCTTGATCACAAATAGCTACCTTGTTCTATCATTTCTCACTGATAAAACAGGTCATGCTTCCACTTTCTCCTAAACCATGGTCAGAACTAACTTTTGGATGTGCTGATTTGGGCGATACTCGACGTACAAAACGACTTGTCAAAGTTGCTGCCGAGCTTTCAGCTCATACCGGTAATTCTTTGTCATCTTCATGCGAAGGTTATACCGCACTGGTAACTGGAGCTTACCGGCTGATTGAGAATGAGGCCGTAAAGCCTGAAGCAATAGCTGAGGCAGGCTTTCAGGCAACTGCCAAAATAGCGAGACAGTCTCGCCTACTTCTGGCTCTCGAAGATACAACAACCCTGGGTTATAAACATGCTGTCAGATCCGAGCTTGGTGATCTTGGAGGTCCTGAAGGCTCTAAAACCAGAGGATTCCACGTCCACTCTGTCTTCTTGGTTGTGCGGATACAGAGCGAAGCATTGGGCTTATTGATCAAGAACGATGGGTTAGAGAGGACGTTCAGGGGGAAAAAGAACAACGTCGTCAGCTACCTTACGAGGGAAAGGAAAGCTTTAAGTGGCAAAGAGCCTCTGAAAACACAGAACAAAGGATGGGGGGTAAAATGCCTGACATCATCAGTGTTTGCGACCGGGAGGCGGATATATACGAATATATGCACTACAAACTGGATAACCGACAGCGGTTTGTTGTAAGAGCTACACAAAACAGAATCCTGGTGGATGGGCGAACTCTTATTATTTGATTCCTTAGCTCAGACTGAAGTGTTGGGGAAATATACGATAGTGGGTTCCTCAAAAAGGAGGTAGAAAGAAGCGAAAGGCAACGCTGCAGGTCAAAAGAAAGAAGATGACAATACAGGCGCCGCAAAGGCCAGGCGGCAGGCCGGAACCGGTAACTATGAATATTGTGTCGGCTGAAGAGATTGGCAATGACTCCGAAGACCGTTTGCACTGGGTACTATTGACAACTGAAGATATTGAAACATTCGAAGACTGTCGCTCTATCATTCGATTTCACGAGCTCCGATGGCGAATAGAAGAGTTCCATAAGGCTTGGAAATCGGGAGCAGGAGTAGAAAGGCTTCGTCTGCAATCTCCGGAGGCTCTATTTTGATTACGAACTGCTCTACAGTGAAAACTGACTGTAGGTCACGAAAAACAAGGATTGGGCAACATTACCGGACAATATGCTGACAACCTTTGTAGATAAAGGGCTTCAGCAATGTTCAACCCAGTAGCAGTCTGAAATCCTACAAGAGCCTCTCCGGATAACATTGAACGACTTGCGGTCATATTAATGTTTGTCGCTGTCAGACTAATGCAAATCCGTGAAGCATTAATGTTACCGAATGACAGGCAGCACAAAGACAGAAAGCTTTGGAGTGAAAAAACACTCGCGAATGAGGTGGTCAGTGATGATGAATGGCAGGTTCTCTGGCTAACCTATGAAAAAAAAGCGTTGCCCGATAAGCCGCCAACAGTCACTTGGCTGCTTCAAACGATTGCTCGGCTTGGTGGTTGGGGTGATTCAAAGCATACAGGGCAGCCCGGCTGGTTAGTGGTATGGGAAGGCTGGGCGAAATTGCAGGATCGGGTAAAAAACCTGGCAGATAGCCCGGCAGTTCAGCGCTGGAGAGATGTGATCAAGAGTCAGGTCAAAGAGTGCCCGGAGTGCTTTGCGCTGATACTCGCAGGCCTGCGGGTTTGCCCAGATTGCAGCTATGAATTTCCTGCCAGGGAAAAACACGAATCAGAAGCCTCAACGGCTGCGTTGCTCTCTGCCCAGGTTGAACCGGAATGGT is a window encoding:
- a CDS encoding transposase DNA-binding-containing protein codes for the protein MLPLSPKPWSELTFGCADLGDTRRTKRLVKVAAELSAHTGNSLSSSCEGYTALVTGAYRLIENEAVKPEAIAEAGFQATAKIARQSRLLLALEDTTTLGYKHAVRSELGDLGGPEGSKTRGFHVHSVFLVVRIQSEALGLLIKNDGLERTFRGKKNNVVSYLTRERKALSGKEPLKTQNKGWGVKCLTSSVFATGRRIYTNICTTNWITDSGLL
- a CDS encoding transposase, with amino-acid sequence MTIQAPQRPGGRPEPVTMNIVSAEEIGNDSEDRLHWVLLTTEDIETFEDCRSIIRFHELRWRIEEFHKAWKSGAGVERLRLQSPEALF
- a CDS encoding helix-turn-helix domain-containing protein, encoding MPSKHTQQIILSEQQRNDLELIIRQRKSSQSIVLRAKIILAGAEGKSLLETTKELGCNRETVTRWRKHWVERSDELAVLEKLQEAPRPGAKPIFTEEQICLIVAMSCDKPEDHGYPFSHWSESSLAMAAQDKGIVPSISQRQVGRFLKSGRYSSR
- a CDS encoding reverse transcriptase domain-containing protein, whose translation is MRRHVIEKPDGGERLLGIPTVMDRVIQQAIVQVLTPVFDPGFSPNSFGYRPGRSAHDGVRQVKQLINRGLHYAVDVDLSKFFDTVNHDVLMSRVSRKVRDKRLLKLIGSYLRSGVMIEGNVYPTRVGMPQGGPLSPLLSNVVLDELDKELEYRGHCFARYCDDFVILVKSQRAGDRVWLLVSDLIFSFRAGKYCL
- a CDS encoding DUF3987 domain-containing protein → MTSGQSQEFTSDNHTQQSFSFAEAGHSSSSGFPGQGEIDDFNVVPVAPENAFPASLASAVNAACYGTEAHPMAVALHYVIYFAAHIGQHRFVRIGNGKHFLNLYGILVGRTGKVKGTAESQVECIEQEATQRLIARYGYIPPRRRSGLSSGEGVIQAIKDPDEDDQDNKTLQDKRLMVTESEYSNVLTQDQRVGNTLSVVLRDAYNGKTLENSTINPRIASSPHICIIGHITPRELQTHKSFAAQSANGALNRNLIIYGHRGNYTATPRSYSDAERNDLADWLANSIIRGRDQKIDDDVTDRQAGKEMLMSDDAKAVLNAEYERRERDQDAMPELLANLVSRHRVFVWRLSAIVTVQHPHINLEFSDFYTILLSTIFPQYSPA
- a CDS encoding transposase, with translation MERAEQGVRTISFDEKTGIQALEPLTAGKPVRPGHIEKREFEYKRHGTQALLAGMDVVTGKIIPLVRDTRTEQDFADWLDSMLMSDPAAAGWHFVMDRLNTHMSEAAVKAVARIEGTAEKELGVKGKSGILKSMKTRAAYLSDVSHKIVFHYTPKHASWLNQIEIWFSILVRRFLKRNSFTSTEDLKARLHQFVDFFNEKMAKPFKWTYKGRPLQV
- a CDS encoding IS4 family transposase, producing MIKRQHKDRKLWSEKTLANEVVSDDEWQVLWLTYEKKALPDKPPTVTWLLQTIARLGGWGDSKHTGQPGWLVVWEGWAKLQDRVKTWQIARQFSAGEM